Proteins found in one Deinococcus sp. YIM 134068 genomic segment:
- the pxpA gene encoding 5-oxoprolinase subunit PxpA, whose protein sequence is MPILDLNADLGEGGPHEALVMPFVTSANIACGGYAGDMETMRDSLRLAAKHGVSAGAHPGFPDREGFGRREMHFPPGEVTAFVREQIEALKAVAAREGVRLAHVKPHGMLYNMAVKDAELARAIAQAVKDSGIPLYFGLAGEASVMLREAAALGLETWGEGFADRGYAPDGSLWPRGQAGALLPHAEAIAQGVRLALEGTVTAVTGETVRVPARTLCLHGDGAEAAELARDLRRALEGAGVKVSRQPSAFSSQRKG, encoded by the coding sequence ATGCCCATCCTCGACCTCAACGCCGATCTCGGCGAAGGCGGTCCGCACGAGGCGCTCGTCATGCCCTTCGTCACGAGCGCGAATATTGCGTGTGGCGGATATGCGGGAGATATGGAGACGATGCGCGACAGCCTGCGCCTCGCCGCGAAACATGGCGTGTCGGCGGGTGCCCACCCCGGCTTCCCCGACCGCGAGGGCTTCGGGCGGCGGGAGATGCACTTCCCGCCCGGCGAGGTGACGGCCTTCGTGCGCGAGCAAATCGAGGCGTTGAAGGCTGTCGCGGCCCGTGAGGGAGTCCGCCTAGCGCACGTCAAGCCCCACGGGATGCTCTACAACATGGCGGTGAAGGATGCGGAGTTGGCCCGCGCCATCGCCCAGGCGGTGAAGGACTCCGGCATCCCGCTCTACTTCGGGCTGGCGGGGGAGGCGTCCGTCATGTTGCGCGAGGCCGCCGCGCTGGGGTTAGAGACCTGGGGCGAGGGCTTCGCTGACCGGGGGTATGCACCCGACGGTTCCCTGTGGCCGCGCGGTCAGGCGGGTGCCCTCCTGCCCCATGCCGAGGCCATCGCACAGGGCGTCCGCCTCGCGCTGGAAGGCACGGTGACGGCGGTGACGGGCGAGACGGTGCGTGTCCCCGCCCGAACCCTCTGCCTGCACGGCGACGGGGCAGAGGCGGCGGAGTTGGCGCGGGACCTGCGGCGGGCGTTGGAGGGGGCGGGGGTGAAGGTGAGCCGTCAGCCGTCAGCGTTCAGCTCTCAGCGGAAAGGCTGA
- a CDS encoding 5-oxoprolinase subunit B family protein, producing the protein MLEAGAPDITPLGDAALVVRSPLARELLASLTGRPLPGVREAVPALGVLTVLYDPLTVGPEELTAALAWRLSGLEAQSENTGRTLTLPVTFGGPDLAWCAERVGLDVPGLVRALCGLTLEVAFLGFTPGFAFLTGLPEGLRMPRLDTPCERVPAGSVALGGPWAGVYPRETPGGWRIVGHTDAVLFDVARADPVLWRAGDRVRFENVSELDG; encoded by the coding sequence ATGCTGGAGGCTGGAGCACCCGACATCACCCCGCTGGGCGACGCGGCGCTCGTCGTGCGCTCGCCCCTTGCGCGGGAGTTGCTCGCCAGCCTGACGGGTCGGCCCCTCCCCGGTGTGCGGGAGGCGGTGCCTGCCCTCGGCGTGTTGACGGTGTTGTACGACCCGCTCACGGTGGGGCCGGAGGAGTTGACGGCGGCGCTGGCGTGGCGGCTGTCGGGCTTGGAGGCGCAATCGGAGAACACGGGCCGCACCCTTACCCTCCCCGTCACCTTCGGCGGGCCGGACCTCGCGTGGTGCGCCGAGCGGGTTGGGCTGGACGTGCCCGGCCTCGTCCGCGCCCTGTGCGGGCTGACGCTAGAGGTTGCCTTTCTCGGCTTCACCCCCGGCTTCGCGTTCCTGACAGGATTGCCGGAGGGGTTGCGGATGCCCCGGCTGGACACCCCCTGCGAGCGGGTTCCGGCGGGCAGCGTGGCGCTCGGCGGCCCGTGGGCGGGCGTGTACCCGCGCGAGACGCCGGGCGGGTGGCGCATCGTCGGGCACACGGACGCCGTGCTGTTTGACGTGGCCCGCGCCGACCCGGTGCTGTGGCGGGCGGGGGACCGGGTGCGGTTCGAGAATGTGAGTGAGCTGGATGGTTGA
- a CDS encoding Eco57I restriction-modification methylase domain-containing protein, with amino-acid sequence MDADQFNAALDALSRRVKAGFTEDAVEHTLTETRFYEALGYERTGRDIRRKPKGKSGIPDALLLNSDDSIQVVVEVKRPSEDLTDHVDQLARYVRDLRARFGILTNGSGFRLYRRDGQALTDLTSGTAAELRAPDFAPLAKQTLNPLDRAQVEVRVRESQGEGLPLRHADDLPSAQFLYSLGLQQGSPFASLVQATAQLLGDLQGKSEFVGGSYDFWKKVYARELDADHIPRLWRDSGALSDTSGEGLYRFSFALETSYALAARLMLAKVIQDHSRGGAITGGTSLADQLLTELGRYADDRTGTLPSKAYPEAVRDLFDRYARTLFTSVYATDIFDWWRDYAAAAPGPAAAFSDALARLLLALLRFDFSTLEGDLLGELYQQYFDPETRKALGEFYTPPAVVNFILDEVGYGGGRHERLLDPATGSGTFLIGALRRYLSANAGRDPVETLRGLTEDYALVAFDLNPFAVIMAQVNFAALLVPLYARAAEQDPDFVLRRLPVIRTDSLRQENLEGEAFTQGSQKGQSMFGLDFGGTTITAQIELPIRVGKKSGHTVHLTFPQVEEAKRRGVVDNEREWLRALQAVFAAVELRSQAFDRKQALPDLGPNIRSFLARGQASGKRLQGQVEYLTPYAEQVWETLKDLKEKHGDGRFLKTLEDLMLGLILKHYLKYDYVVGNPPYVRIQNLPEDLRRYWENLYVWASGNFDLYIPFVERALLGRQGEEAHGWLRPGGRLAYILPNRFMNAGYAAGLRQNLPRVAHLRSLLNMGAATFQPAHETRASKLFKEALVYPAILSVQKRAGTPATPESSAPFPAVRLVPRTLPLDPADALSQVRDAYADLRAGKAADLGELGDALTVDPPRAGEVEAGRRDFTHAGWFLMPPEERAVFEKLDAVGREVDPDVQTALAHARRTAFNSASTAQHSTAQHSTAQHSTAQHSTAQQQHFKFRRRGCTHAIPQAQNVHLDRQRWLRWHSNKCRQHYGPARDQPQCRRCPPHPPAPWRRRFRHHRA; translated from the coding sequence ATGGACGCCGATCAATTCAATGCCGCGCTGGACGCGCTCTCGCGGCGTGTCAAGGCTGGTTTCACCGAGGATGCCGTGGAACACACCCTGACGGAAACCAGGTTCTACGAGGCACTGGGCTACGAGCGCACCGGACGGGATATTCGCCGCAAACCCAAAGGGAAGAGCGGCATTCCCGATGCCCTGCTGCTCAACAGCGACGACAGTATTCAGGTTGTGGTTGAGGTCAAGCGGCCCAGCGAGGATTTGACCGACCATGTGGACCAACTGGCCCGCTACGTCCGCGACCTGCGCGCCCGCTTCGGCATTCTGACCAACGGCTCCGGCTTCCGGCTGTACCGCCGGGACGGACAGGCCCTGACTGACCTGACCTCTGGAACAGCCGCCGAACTGCGGGCACCCGACTTTGCGCCCCTTGCCAAGCAGACGCTGAATCCGCTGGACCGGGCGCAGGTCGAGGTCCGGGTGCGCGAGTCGCAGGGTGAAGGCCTGCCCCTCCGGCACGCGGACGATCTGCCCAGCGCCCAGTTCCTTTACTCGCTGGGGTTACAGCAGGGCAGCCCCTTCGCCTCGCTCGTGCAGGCCACCGCGCAGCTTCTGGGCGACTTGCAGGGCAAGAGCGAGTTCGTGGGCGGCAGTTACGACTTCTGGAAAAAGGTGTACGCGCGTGAACTCGACGCCGATCACATCCCGAGGCTCTGGCGGGATTCGGGGGCGCTGAGCGACACCTCCGGCGAGGGGCTGTACCGCTTCTCGTTCGCGCTGGAAACCTCCTACGCCCTCGCCGCGCGGCTGATGCTCGCCAAGGTCATTCAGGACCACAGCCGGGGCGGAGCCATCACGGGCGGCACCAGCCTCGCCGATCAGCTCCTGACGGAGTTGGGGCGATACGCCGACGACCGAACGGGGACACTTCCTTCCAAGGCGTACCCGGAGGCGGTGCGCGACCTGTTCGACCGCTATGCCCGCACTCTGTTCACCAGCGTGTACGCCACCGACATTTTCGACTGGTGGCGGGACTACGCCGCTGCCGCCCCCGGTCCCGCCGCCGCGTTCTCCGACGCCCTGGCCCGGCTGCTGCTCGCCCTGCTGCGCTTCGATTTCAGCACGCTGGAAGGCGACCTGCTGGGCGAGCTGTACCAGCAATACTTCGACCCCGAGACCCGCAAGGCGCTGGGGGAGTTCTACACGCCGCCCGCCGTGGTGAACTTCATCCTGGATGAGGTCGGGTACGGCGGGGGGCGGCACGAGCGCCTGCTCGATCCGGCGACCGGCAGCGGAACTTTCCTGATCGGGGCGCTGAGACGTTACCTCAGCGCCAACGCGGGCCGGGACCCGGTGGAGACCCTGCGCGGCCTGACCGAGGACTACGCCCTGGTCGCGTTCGACCTCAACCCCTTCGCCGTCATCATGGCGCAGGTGAACTTCGCGGCGCTGCTCGTGCCGCTCTACGCCCGCGCCGCCGAGCAGGACCCGGACTTCGTGCTGCGCCGTCTGCCCGTCATCCGCACCGACTCGCTGCGGCAGGAGAACTTGGAGGGCGAGGCCTTCACGCAGGGCAGCCAGAAGGGCCAGAGCATGTTCGGCCTGGACTTCGGCGGCACCACCATCACCGCGCAGATCGAGCTGCCCATCCGCGTGGGCAAGAAAAGCGGGCACACCGTCCACCTGACCTTCCCACAGGTCGAGGAAGCCAAGCGCCGGGGCGTGGTGGACAACGAGCGCGAGTGGCTGCGCGCCCTGCAAGCCGTTTTCGCCGCCGTGGAACTGCGCTCGCAGGCGTTCGACCGCAAGCAGGCCCTTCCCGACCTCGGCCCGAACATCCGGTCCTTTCTGGCGCGGGGGCAGGCGTCGGGGAAGCGGTTGCAGGGGCAGGTCGAGTACCTGACCCCCTACGCGGAACAGGTCTGGGAGACCCTGAAAGACCTCAAGGAGAAGCACGGTGACGGGCGCTTCCTGAAGACGCTGGAAGACCTGATGCTGGGCCTGATTCTCAAGCACTACCTCAAATACGACTACGTGGTGGGCAATCCGCCCTACGTCCGCATTCAGAATCTGCCCGAGGACCTGCGCCGCTACTGGGAGAACCTGTACGTCTGGGCCAGCGGCAACTTCGACCTCTACATCCCGTTCGTCGAGCGTGCCCTGCTGGGCCGTCAGGGTGAGGAGGCGCACGGCTGGCTGAGGCCCGGTGGCAGGCTCGCCTACATCCTCCCCAATCGCTTCATGAACGCCGGATACGCCGCCGGGCTGCGCCAGAACCTGCCCCGAGTGGCCCACCTGCGCTCCTTGCTGAACATGGGCGCGGCCACCTTCCAGCCCGCGCATGAAACCCGTGCCAGCAAGCTCTTCAAGGAGGCGCTGGTCTACCCCGCCATCCTGAGCGTGCAGAAGCGCGCGGGCACCCCCGCCACCCCCGAGAGTTCCGCCCCCTTTCCCGCTGTGCGCCTTGTGCCGCGTACCCTGCCGCTCGATCCCGCCGACGCCCTGAGTCAAGTCCGGGACGCCTACGCCGACCTGCGCGCCGGAAAGGCCGCCGACCTGGGTGAGTTGGGCGACGCCCTCACCGTTGACCCGCCCCGAGCGGGTGAGGTCGAGGCGGGCCGCCGCGATTTTACCCACGCGGGCTGGTTCCTGATGCCGCCCGAGGAACGCGCCGTGTTCGAGAAGCTGGACGCCGTGGGCCGTGAGGTGGACCCGGACGTGCAAACCGCACTCGCCCATGCCCGCCGCACCGCCTTCAACAGCGCCAGCACAGCACAGCACAGCACAGCACAGCACAGCACAGCACAGCACAGCACAGCACAGCACAGCACAGCACAGCAGCAACACTTCAAGTTTAGGAGGAGGGGATGCACGCACGCCATACCGCAGGCTCAGAACGTACACCTCGACCGTCAGCGGTGGCTTCGCTGGCATTCAAACAAGTGCCGACAGCATTATGGTCCTGCGCGAGATCAGCCGCAGTGCCGACGGTGCCCTCCTCACCCTCCGGCCCCGTGGCGGCGGCGATTCCGTCATCATCGAGCGTGA
- a CDS encoding biotin-dependent carboxyltransferase family protein: MVESPSLTVERPGLLTTVQDAGRRSRALGVPEGGAADPVARRLANALVGNSADAAGLELTLSGPTLRFHADALISLCGAPFEARLDGGPFPLWRAVPIRAGQTLSILGTGRGARAFLAVRGGLDGQEAFGSRSTDLRTGFGGLEGRALRAGDRLFCFVRPHAKPLRAFINPDLQTPTGPNFVLRALPTPEATPDLLAALCGPTLTVSGQADRMGVRLSESVPTPHDPTRISFPNPPGAVQLPPDGRPILLLPDAGTHGGYLTPLVVASVDCPALGQLRPGDRVRFQVVTVREAHGALRARERSLRAVEAALSWWYMRK, translated from the coding sequence ATGGTTGAATCACCCTCGCTGACGGTGGAACGGCCCGGCCTGCTGACGACCGTACAGGACGCCGGGCGACGGTCGCGGGCGCTCGGAGTGCCGGAGGGTGGGGCCGCCGACCCGGTGGCGCGGCGGCTGGCGAATGCCCTCGTCGGCAACTCAGCGGACGCGGCGGGGTTGGAATTGACCCTGAGTGGACCCACTCTGCGCTTCCACGCGGACGCCCTCATCTCCCTCTGCGGCGCTCCCTTCGAGGCGAGGCTGGACGGCGGGCCGTTTCCGCTGTGGCGAGCTGTCCCCATTCGGGCGGGGCAGACGCTCTCCATCCTCGGCACGGGGCGGGGCGCGCGGGCCTTTCTCGCCGTGCGGGGCGGGCTGGACGGGCAGGAGGCGTTCGGCAGCCGCTCCACCGACCTCAGAACGGGCTTCGGTGGGCTGGAGGGGCGGGCGTTGCGGGCGGGAGACCGTCTCTTTTGCTTCGTCCGGCCACACGCCAAACCGCTGCGCGCCTTCATCAATCCTGATCTCCAGACACCGACCGGACCCAACTTCGTGCTCCGCGCCTTGCCCACGCCGGAGGCCACGCCCGACCTCCTCGCCGCGCTCTGCGGTCCCACTCTCACGGTGAGCGGGCAGGCGGACCGGATGGGCGTGCGTCTGAGCGAGAGCGTCCCCACGCCGCACGACCCCACCCGCATCAGCTTCCCCAACCCGCCCGGCGCAGTGCAGCTTCCCCCGGATGGGCGTCCCATCCTCCTGCTTCCTGACGCGGGGACGCACGGCGGCTACCTCACACCGTTGGTCGTGGCGAGCGTGGACTGCCCGGCACTCGGGCAACTGCGGCCCGGCGACCGGGTGCGGTTCCAGGTGGTGACGGTGAGGGAGGCGCACGGGGCACTCAGGGCACGGGAGCGGAGCTTGAGGGCGGTGGAGGCGGCGCTGTCGTGGTGGTACATGCGGAAATGA
- a CDS encoding LacI family DNA-binding transcriptional regulator, which yields MTPERRKRPTQREVAELAGVSQAAVSQVLNGRGGGVRIPETTRQKVLQAMREVGYVPNVAARRLAGGQNRILGVFTYEPVFPSGSRDFFAPFLEGIEEAAADLDYDLLLHTRPAAGGGARPLYRDGTSRLRLADGTVMLGQVDGASRADLARLLGEGHPVVFIGRREVPGFELPHVTADYAAATGHALGQLLAHGHRRTLYLGAPLVHESAADRERGYREAVEGTGTVGAVVRPDEVTPALVAGHLAAGVTGVLFENEVLAAAWVGAAASLGHRWPASYSFAVLGDPIAQGELPPGWAHSRIPRPPMGRAAVRMLAALLAGETSRPITLPCEWVEGASMGPPPHSGPELPTKKENPR from the coding sequence ATGACCCCTGAACGCCGCAAGCGTCCCACCCAGCGCGAGGTCGCCGAACTCGCCGGGGTGTCGCAGGCCGCCGTGTCGCAGGTCCTCAATGGGCGGGGCGGCGGGGTCCGCATCCCGGAGACGACCCGCCAGAAAGTGCTTCAGGCCATGCGCGAGGTCGGGTACGTGCCCAACGTGGCCGCGCGCCGCCTCGCCGGGGGGCAGAACCGCATCCTGGGGGTGTTCACCTACGAGCCGGTCTTCCCCTCGGGGAGCCGGGACTTCTTCGCTCCCTTTCTGGAGGGAATAGAGGAGGCCGCCGCCGATCTCGACTACGACCTGCTGCTGCACACCCGGCCCGCCGCTGGGGGAGGCGCGCGGCCCCTGTACCGCGACGGCACGAGCCGACTGCGCCTCGCCGACGGCACGGTGATGCTGGGGCAGGTGGACGGGGCCAGCCGCGCCGACCTCGCCCGGCTGCTCGGCGAGGGCCACCCCGTCGTCTTCATCGGGCGGCGGGAGGTGCCGGGCTTCGAGCTGCCCCACGTCACCGCCGACTACGCCGCCGCGACCGGGCATGCCCTGGGGCAACTGCTCGCCCACGGGCACCGCCGCACCCTGTACCTCGGCGCTCCTTTGGTCCACGAATCCGCCGCCGACCGGGAACGCGGCTACCGGGAGGCGGTGGAGGGCACGGGCACAGTTGGCGCGGTGGTGCGTCCCGACGAGGTGACGCCCGCCCTCGTCGCCGGGCATCTGGCCGCCGGGGTGACGGGCGTGCTGTTCGAGAACGAGGTGCTCGCCGCCGCGTGGGTTGGGGCCGCCGCTTCCCTCGGCCACCGCTGGCCCGCGTCTTACAGCTTCGCGGTACTGGGCGACCCCATCGCGCAGGGTGAGTTGCCCCCCGGCTGGGCGCACTCCCGCATCCCCCGCCCGCCGATGGGCCGCGCGGCGGTGCGGATGCTCGCCGCTCTCCTCGCGGGGGAGACAAGCCGTCCCATCACCCTCCCCTGCGAGTGGGTGGAGGGCGCGAGCATGGGGCCACCGCCCCATTCCGGCCCTGAGCTGCCCACCAAAAAGGAAAACCCCCGCTAG
- a CDS encoding FAD-dependent oxidoreductase: MLEHHTDILIIGGGVGGVAAALSALRLGRRVILTEETDWLGGQLTSQAVPPDEGVWIEEVGCTASYRAFREGVRAYYRQHYPLRPESRNEVHLNPGAGTVSRLCHEPRVALAVLEAMLAPYRANRQLDVLLDTRPISVGMNGDRVEAVTVEHVPSGERTVLTAPYVLDATETGELLDLGGVESVIGAEGQAETGEPHALSEADPLNQQAISWCFALDHLEGEDHTIDRPAGYSFWRGYQADFWPGKQLSWTLCHPITHRAVFRDLFGNPDETPHGGDLWHFRRIFARRHYPEGRYPSDITLVNWPQIDYWLGPILGVDEAERQKHLDGARDLSLSLLYWMQTEAPRHDGRGEGYPGLRLRGDVTGTRDGLAKAIYVRESRRIRAEFTVLEQMVGVEARGELRGAEAFADTVGIGQYRIDLHPSTRGRNYVDIASWPFQIPLGALIPLRVENLLPAAKNLGVTHITNGCYRLHPVEWNIGEAAGALAAHALNTGTTPRAVRNTPGLLADFQRLISQDLGFELHWPEAQRLTPSPGF; the protein is encoded by the coding sequence TTGCTGGAACACCACACGGACATTTTGATCATCGGCGGTGGCGTGGGCGGGGTCGCCGCCGCCCTCTCCGCCCTGCGCCTGGGCCGCCGCGTCATTCTCACCGAGGAGACCGACTGGCTCGGCGGGCAGCTCACCTCCCAGGCCGTGCCCCCCGATGAGGGCGTGTGGATCGAGGAGGTCGGCTGCACCGCGAGCTACCGCGCCTTCCGGGAGGGCGTGCGGGCGTACTACCGTCAGCACTACCCGCTACGCCCGGAGTCCCGCAATGAGGTCCACCTCAACCCCGGCGCGGGTACGGTCAGCCGCCTGTGTCACGAGCCGCGCGTGGCCCTCGCCGTTCTGGAGGCGATGCTCGCGCCGTACCGTGCGAACCGTCAGCTCGACGTGCTGCTCGACACCCGCCCCATCTCCGTGGGGATGAACGGCGACCGGGTGGAGGCCGTCACGGTGGAGCACGTCCCCTCGGGCGAGCGCACGGTCCTCACCGCCCCCTATGTCCTCGACGCGACCGAGACGGGCGAACTCCTCGACCTCGGCGGCGTGGAGAGCGTGATCGGTGCGGAGGGGCAGGCCGAGACGGGCGAGCCGCACGCGCTGTCGGAGGCCGATCCCCTCAACCAGCAGGCGATCAGTTGGTGTTTCGCTCTGGACCACCTGGAGGGCGAGGACCACACCATCGATAGGCCCGCCGGGTACAGCTTCTGGCGCGGGTATCAGGCCGACTTCTGGCCGGGCAAGCAGCTCAGTTGGACCCTCTGCCACCCCATCACCCACCGCGCCGTCTTCCGCGACCTGTTCGGCAACCCGGACGAGACGCCGCACGGGGGCGACCTGTGGCACTTCCGGCGCATCTTCGCCCGCCGCCACTACCCGGAGGGCCGCTACCCCAGCGACATCACCCTCGTGAACTGGCCGCAGATCGACTACTGGCTGGGGCCGATCCTGGGCGTGGACGAGGCCGAGCGGCAAAAGCATCTGGACGGCGCGCGGGACCTCAGTCTCAGCCTGCTGTACTGGATGCAGACGGAAGCGCCGAGGCACGACGGGAGGGGCGAGGGCTACCCCGGCCTGCGCTTGCGCGGGGACGTGACGGGCACCCGTGACGGGCTGGCGAAGGCGATCTACGTGCGCGAGTCGCGCCGCATCCGGGCCGAGTTCACCGTGCTGGAACAAATGGTGGGGGTGGAGGCACGTGGGGAGCTTCGGGGGGCCGAAGCTTTCGCCGACACCGTGGGCATCGGGCAGTACCGTATCGACCTGCACCCGTCCACACGGGGGCGCAACTACGTGGACATCGCCTCGTGGCCCTTCCAGATTCCGCTCGGGGCGCTGATCCCGCTGCGGGTGGAGAACCTGCTCCCCGCCGCGAAGAACCTCGGAGTCACGCACATCACGAACGGCTGTTACCGCTTGCATCCCGTCGAGTGGAACATCGGCGAGGCGGCGGGGGCGCTGGCCGCGCACGCCTTGAACACGGGCACGACGCCCCGCGCGGTGCGGAACACGCCCGGCCTGCTCGCGGATTTTCAGCGCCTGATCTCGCAGGACCTCGGCTTCGAGCTGCACTGGCCGGAGGCGCAGCGGCTCACGCCCTCGCCGGGGTTTTAG
- a CDS encoding nitrilase-related carbon-nitrogen hydrolase, protein MTPAERTFRAIAVQPKWGAADFATSDTFRAWMRSQLELSRPHLAPDHPNLVVLTELNGLPLVLRGVPLAVRAGTFERAALVLVLRHLPHVLPVLLRERVFPIRALQLALSAENTRLYLETCRDLAREYGVYLCCGSTPMPRYRLEGRRLVREPGTLHNETALLDPRGELIGVADKVHLTPAEEAGGVDLTPGPLGELRVFPTPVGDLGVAISLDAFRADVISRLEVQGCTVLLQPDANGAPWTSLEGLPPDPANLRDQPVAWLESSWQATTTGQAIRYAVNPMVVGNLLDLTFDGQSAITGREEDTPDPRSYVLTDPRPGFLALTPWVEDGPPDALRAAGQHLAARSGHARENEYRTDVLHADLTLPPSRVPVPPRTEHERALAALLRGEATLPRSRPLWPLLAVLALLLAIWRRR, encoded by the coding sequence ATGACCCCCGCCGAGCGGACCTTCCGCGCCATCGCCGTGCAGCCGAAGTGGGGTGCCGCCGACTTCGCCACCTCCGACACCTTCCGCGCGTGGATGCGCTCGCAACTGGAGTTGAGCCGCCCGCACCTCGCCCCGGACCATCCCAACCTCGTTGTGCTGACAGAACTCAACGGGCTGCCGCTCGTGCTGCGCGGCGTTCCACTCGCCGTCCGCGCCGGGACGTTCGAGCGGGCGGCGCTCGTGCTGGTCCTGCGCCACTTGCCCCACGTGCTGCCCGTCCTGCTGCGCGAGCGGGTCTTCCCCATCCGCGCGCTGCAACTCGCTCTCAGCGCGGAGAACACCCGCCTCTACCTGGAGACGTGCCGCGACCTTGCCCGCGAGTACGGCGTCTACCTGTGCTGCGGCTCGACCCCGATGCCCCGCTACCGATTGGAGGGACGGCGGCTGGTGCGCGAGCCGGGCACCCTCCACAACGAGACCGCCTTGCTCGACCCGCGCGGGGAGTTGATCGGCGTGGCCGACAAGGTTCACCTCACGCCCGCCGAGGAGGCCGGGGGCGTGGACCTGACGCCGGGGCCGCTGGGAGAGCTGCGCGTCTTCCCCACCCCGGTCGGCGACCTCGGCGTGGCGATCAGCCTCGACGCCTTCCGGGCGGACGTAATCTCGCGGCTGGAGGTGCAGGGCTGCACGGTCCTGTTGCAACCCGACGCGAACGGTGCCCCGTGGACTTCCCTGGAGGGCCTGCCCCCCGACCCGGCCAACCTGCGCGACCAGCCCGTCGCGTGGCTGGAGAGCAGTTGGCAGGCGACGACGACGGGCCAAGCAATCCGTTACGCGGTAAATCCGATGGTCGTGGGCAATCTCCTCGACCTGACGTTCGACGGGCAGAGCGCGATCACTGGCCGCGAGGAAGACACCCCCGACCCCCGCTCCTACGTGCTGACCGACCCCCGCCCCGGCTTCCTCGCCCTCACGCCCTGGGTGGAGGACGGCCCGCCCGACGCTCTGCGCGCCGCAGGGCAGCACCTCGCCGCCCGCAGCGGTCACGCCCGCGAGAACGAGTACCGGACGGACGTGCTCCATGCCGACCTGACTCTGCCACCCAGCCGGGTGCCCGTCCCGCCCCGCACCGAGCACGAGCGCGCATTGGCCGCACTGCTACGGGGAGAGGCGACGCTGCCCCGTTCGCGTCCGCTCTGGCCCCTGCTCGCCGTCCTCGCCCTCCTCCTCGCCATCTGGCGGAGGCGTTGA
- a CDS encoding carbohydrate ABC transporter permease, translating into MKTEGLTGAPPATRSPAAARRERRWSWLLYAVLFLVCLPFLLPLLWLFVSAFKTTTAIFGSPFEVRLADLTTANFRGVFQNYPFARQYLNSLYIAALVVPLTVLLAAVAGYAFSRLRFPGRDVVFILSLLAMMVPSELTAVPQFVLFSRLGLTNSHLPVILLQIFSATGAFAVFLMRQHFLTLPRELEDAGRVDGLGTLGVFWYVLLPLSRPALATAAIFAVLNSWNDYFNPLIYLSREALLTLPLALQRFTDPLGGVYWNLTLAAGVLVALPVLLAFLLAQRQFIESLAASGTKG; encoded by the coding sequence ATGAAGACTGAGGGGCTGACGGGCGCGCCCCCCGCCACCCGCTCCCCGGCGGCGGCCCGGCGCGAGCGGCGCTGGTCGTGGCTGCTGTACGCGGTCCTGTTCCTCGTGTGCCTGCCCTTCCTGCTGCCGCTGCTGTGGCTGTTCGTCTCGGCCTTCAAGACGACGACGGCGATATTCGGGAGTCCCTTCGAGGTGCGGCTGGCGGACCTGACGACGGCGAACTTCCGGGGAGTTTTCCAGAACTACCCGTTCGCCCGGCAGTACCTCAACAGCCTCTACATCGCCGCGCTCGTCGTGCCGCTGACGGTGCTGCTCGCCGCCGTCGCGGGGTACGCCTTCTCGCGGCTGCGCTTCCCGGGGCGGGATGTAGTCTTCATCCTCAGCCTCCTGGCGATGATGGTGCCGAGCGAGTTGACCGCCGTACCCCAGTTCGTGCTGTTCAGCCGCCTGGGCCTGACCAACTCCCACCTGCCCGTGATCCTGCTCCAGATCTTCAGCGCGACGGGTGCTTTCGCCGTCTTCCTGATGCGCCAGCACTTCCTGACCCTGCCGCGCGAGCTGGAGGACGCCGGGCGGGTGGACGGGCTGGGCACCCTGGGCGTGTTCTGGTACGTCCTGCTGCCGCTCTCCCGGCCCGCGCTGGCAACCGCCGCGATCTTCGCGGTGCTCAACTCGTGGAACGACTACTTCAACCCGCTGATCTACCTCAGCCGGGAGGCGCTGCTCACCCTGCCGCTGGCGCTGCAACGCTTCACCGACCCCCTGGGCGGCGTGTACTGGAACCTCACCCTCGCGGCGGGCGTCCTGGTGGCGCTGCCGGTGCTGCTGGCCTTCCTGCTGGCGCAGCGGCAGTTCATCGAGAGCCTCGCGGCGAGCGGCACGAAAGGCTGA